The Tautonia rosea genome window below encodes:
- the der gene encoding ribosome biogenesis GTPase Der, producing MPLPRVVIVGRPNVGKSSLLNWIAGRRIAIVDDVAGVTRDRVATLAELPQGRTSRFIELIDTGGVGIVDRDDLSEHVERQIETALGEADVVLFVVDVRDGMMPLDEEVARRLRYVQAPVILALNKADDPKFDAQGQEFYKLGRGKPIPISTHQNRNKYELISLILDALPPEEDGARVSSEAMKVAVVGRPNTGKSTFINTLAHAERMIVSEIPGTTRDSVDVRFELDGLPFVAIDTAGVRRKAKIRDDLDFYSIHRAERSIRRADIVFLFIDPTQGVTRLDKQLADYIAKQYKPCVIVINKWDLILADLTGPARGETGRYATMVQHAFKGMAYAPIAFITAQTGKNVKALINLAQAMYKRAHRRIGTGTLNRILREAVTAHAPPVRENRVPKIFFATQVGVAPPTIVLFVNRPGLFDPTYQRYLLSVFREQLPFNDVPIKLYLRARTQTDPSKPRLEEEEPPDITARPSSHEFEVDELDDEINELLGEFEND from the coding sequence ATGCCCCTGCCCCGTGTCGTCATTGTCGGTCGACCCAATGTAGGCAAGTCATCGCTCCTGAACTGGATCGCGGGGCGACGGATCGCCATTGTCGACGATGTTGCTGGCGTGACTCGAGATCGCGTTGCCACGCTCGCCGAACTTCCTCAAGGCCGAACCAGCCGCTTCATTGAGTTGATCGACACCGGAGGAGTGGGGATCGTTGATCGCGACGACCTTAGTGAGCATGTGGAACGCCAGATCGAAACGGCACTCGGCGAGGCGGATGTTGTTCTGTTTGTCGTCGACGTACGAGATGGGATGATGCCACTTGACGAGGAGGTCGCCCGACGACTCCGCTACGTCCAGGCTCCAGTCATTCTAGCACTGAACAAAGCTGATGACCCAAAATTTGATGCTCAGGGCCAAGAATTCTATAAGCTTGGCCGTGGCAAGCCGATCCCGATATCAACGCATCAAAATCGAAACAAGTATGAGCTAATTTCGCTCATTCTCGACGCACTTCCACCGGAAGAGGATGGGGCAAGGGTTTCTTCCGAGGCCATGAAGGTGGCCGTCGTAGGTCGGCCAAACACAGGCAAATCCACATTCATCAACACACTCGCTCACGCCGAACGAATGATTGTTTCCGAAATCCCGGGGACAACTCGTGACTCGGTTGACGTTCGCTTCGAGCTTGATGGACTACCGTTCGTCGCCATCGACACCGCCGGGGTTCGCAGGAAGGCGAAAATTCGTGACGATTTAGACTTTTACTCGATTCATCGAGCCGAACGTTCCATCAGACGGGCCGACATCGTCTTCTTGTTTATTGATCCGACACAGGGTGTGACCCGGCTCGACAAACAACTCGCTGACTATATCGCAAAACAATACAAGCCATGCGTCATTGTCATCAATAAATGGGATCTCATCCTTGCCGACCTCACTGGCCCGGCCAGAGGAGAAACAGGTCGTTATGCCACGATGGTTCAGCACGCTTTCAAGGGAATGGCCTACGCTCCTATTGCGTTCATCACGGCACAGACGGGCAAGAATGTCAAGGCGTTGATCAACCTGGCGCAGGCCATGTATAAGCGAGCTCATCGCCGAATTGGAACGGGTACGCTCAATCGAATTCTTCGAGAGGCGGTGACTGCCCATGCTCCACCAGTGCGAGAGAACCGAGTCCCAAAGATTTTCTTCGCCACGCAAGTTGGTGTGGCTCCGCCCACCATTGTCCTCTTCGTCAATCGCCCTGGCCTCTTTGATCCGACCTATCAGCGCTATCTCCTCAGTGTTTTCCGTGAGCAACTTCCCTTTAACGACGTTCCCATCAAACTCTATCTTCGAGCACGAACGCAAACCGACCCCTCGAAGCCCCGCCTTGAGGAAGAAGAGCCCCCGGACATCACCGCTCGTCCATCCTCTCACGAGTTTGAAGTGGATGAGTTAGACGACGAGATTAACGAGCTACTCGGGGAATTTGAAAACGACTAA